One genomic region from Astyanax mexicanus isolate ESR-SI-001 unplaced genomic scaffold, AstMex3_surface scaffold_38, whole genome shotgun sequence encodes:
- the LOC125794042 gene encoding uncharacterized protein LOC125794042 codes for MGQICCSGVFTKNSNKKVVNSLKDGLSSINRVYEALIDGDVDPLNYECTREQIVRAEQSLDQSEKAASKGLKGLDKDIETLTLDEGRLEQMLEETKDTLENLRTKQESNEALLRQSEESLEVVRRHLNSAKDKVQELEERKRNAEIVWGVGAGLLAIPVFGWIAGPIMMVHGAAEHNQALEALKVAEEEMSNSADQVEKYRSKVSKYNSKISQTEREIKKKHDKIKQIHKKIPELKRERAVVAELQSNLRKAVHILSTLSGKANVVECQTRSFVLLEPVMKVMEDVMKSARDIAESQFLSDKGILRLLDTMREKHNVAVRMIREKQSLEASSDACELYI; via the exons ATGGGCCAGATCTGTTGTTCTGG TGTTTTCACAAAGAACTCAAATAAGAAAGTCGTAAATTCTCTGAAAGATGGACTCAGCTCCATCAACAGAGTCTATGAGGCTCTTATTGATGGAGATGTAGATCCTCTTAACTATGAATGCACCAGAGAGCAGATTGTTCGGGCGGAGCAGAGTCTGGACCAGTCAGAAAAAGCAGCAAGTAAAGGGCTGAAGGGTTTGGATAAAGATATTGAGACCCTCACACTCGATGAGGGAAGACTTGAGCAAATGTTGGAAGAAACAAAAGACACTTTAGAGAACCTGAGAACAAAGCAAGAGTCAAATGAAGCCTTACTGAGGCAGTCTGAAGAATCTCTGGAGGTGGTAAGAAGACATCTTAACTCGGCAAAGGACAAAGTTCAGGAACTAGAAGAAAGGAAACGGAATGCTGAGATTGTGTGGGGTGTGGGAGCAGGACTGCTTGCTATACCAGTCTTTGGATGGATTGCTG GTCCTATCATGATGGTTCACGGAGCAGCAGAACATAATCAAGCTTTAGAAGCTCTAAAAGTTGCTGAAGAGGAGATGAGTAACTCTGCAGATCAAGTGGAAAAGTACAGAAGTAAAGTCTCTAAATACAACTCCAAGATTTCCCAGACCGAGCGCGAAATCAAAAAGAAACACGATAAGATAAAGCAGATCCATAAAAAGATCCCAGAGTTGAAGAGGGAGAGAGCTGTTGTAGCTGAGTTACAGAGCAATTTGAGAAAAGCTGTTCACATCCTGAGCACTCTGAGTGGGAAAGCTAACGTTGTCGAGTGTCAGACTCGCAGCTTTGTCCTCCTGGAGCCAGTAATGAAggtgatggaggatgtgatgaAGTCAGCAAGAGATATTGCAGAGAGTCAGTTCCTCTCTGATAAAGGAATACTAAGGCTTCTTGATAcgatgagggagaaacataatgTGGCAGTTCGTATGATAAGGGAGAAACAAAGCCTGGAGGCCAGTAGTGACGCCTGTGAATTGTATATTTGA